One Clavibacter zhangzhiyongii genomic region harbors:
- a CDS encoding M13 family metallopeptidase — MSAETPPTGIRTDELDEGVRPQDDLYLHVNGRWLERTAIPDDKARWGSFHQLAEAAEEAVRVIIEEAVDAAPGTEERKFGDLFTSFMDEERVESLGVEPIRDQLDEAAAVTDVPTFLATLGRLEQSNVSGLLGLFVDNDPGDPERYVVQVEQGGLGLPDESYYREEGHAAVRDAYRAFVERMLGLAQLDDPAGRTDRILDLETRLAAAHWDNVRTRDSQATYNLVSWAELRDVVAKAAGADLDVWRDALEAPAAALDEVVLRQPSFAEGTGALLADAEVPALRDWLTWQVVRSNAALLPKAFSEASFDFYGRTLTGAPEQRVRWKRGVSLVEGSMGEAIGRIYVDRHFSRTAKAEMDVLVGHLVEAYRDSISGLDWMTAETRGRALEKLDRFTPKIGFPDRWRDYSALEIDPTDLVGNVRATARFETRRELAKIGAPLDRDEWFMTPQTINAYYNPGFNEIVFPAAILQFPFFDEARDPAANYGAIGAVIGHEIGHGFDDQGSRYDGDGRLTDWWTPADRAAFEERTASLIQQYDALVPAQLTGDGAPHVNGALTIGENIGDLGGLSIAWKAYLLSLEGAEPPVIDGLTGAARFFLSWAQAWQQKGRDAEVMRLLAIDPHAPNEFRCNQIVRNIDAFYETFDVRPGDGLWLDEEARVTIW; from the coding sequence ATGAGCGCCGAGACACCTCCGACCGGGATCCGCACCGACGAGCTGGACGAGGGGGTCAGGCCCCAGGACGACCTCTACCTCCACGTCAACGGCCGCTGGCTCGAGCGCACCGCGATCCCCGACGACAAGGCCCGCTGGGGCTCGTTCCACCAGCTCGCCGAGGCCGCCGAGGAGGCCGTGCGCGTGATCATCGAGGAGGCCGTCGACGCCGCGCCCGGCACCGAGGAGCGCAAGTTCGGCGACCTCTTCACGAGCTTCATGGACGAGGAGCGGGTCGAGTCGCTCGGCGTCGAGCCGATCCGCGACCAGCTGGACGAGGCCGCCGCCGTCACCGACGTGCCGACCTTCCTCGCGACCCTCGGCCGCCTCGAGCAGAGCAACGTGAGCGGCCTCCTCGGCCTCTTCGTCGACAACGACCCGGGCGATCCCGAGCGCTACGTCGTGCAGGTCGAGCAGGGCGGCCTCGGCCTCCCCGATGAGAGCTACTACCGCGAGGAGGGCCACGCGGCCGTCCGCGACGCGTACCGCGCCTTCGTCGAGCGCATGCTCGGCCTCGCGCAGCTCGACGACCCCGCGGGGCGCACCGACCGGATCCTCGACCTCGAGACCCGCCTCGCCGCGGCCCACTGGGACAACGTCCGCACCCGCGACAGCCAGGCCACCTACAACCTCGTCTCCTGGGCCGAGCTCCGCGACGTCGTCGCGAAGGCCGCCGGCGCCGACCTCGACGTCTGGCGCGACGCCCTCGAGGCGCCCGCGGCCGCGCTCGACGAGGTCGTCCTCCGCCAGCCGAGCTTCGCCGAGGGCACGGGCGCGCTGCTCGCCGACGCCGAGGTGCCCGCGCTCCGCGACTGGCTCACCTGGCAGGTCGTCCGCTCCAACGCGGCCCTGCTCCCGAAGGCGTTCTCGGAGGCGTCCTTCGACTTCTACGGCCGCACGCTCACGGGCGCGCCCGAGCAGCGCGTGCGCTGGAAGCGCGGCGTCTCGCTGGTCGAGGGATCCATGGGCGAGGCCATCGGCCGGATCTACGTCGACCGCCACTTCTCCCGCACCGCGAAGGCCGAGATGGACGTGCTCGTCGGCCACCTCGTCGAGGCGTACCGCGACTCCATCTCCGGCCTCGACTGGATGACCGCGGAGACCCGCGGGCGGGCGCTGGAGAAGCTCGACAGGTTCACCCCGAAGATCGGCTTCCCGGACAGGTGGCGCGACTACTCGGCGCTCGAGATCGACCCGACGGATCTCGTCGGCAACGTGCGCGCGACCGCCCGCTTCGAGACGCGCCGCGAGCTCGCGAAGATCGGCGCCCCGCTCGACCGCGACGAGTGGTTCATGACGCCGCAGACCATCAACGCGTACTACAACCCGGGCTTCAACGAGATCGTGTTCCCGGCCGCGATCCTGCAGTTCCCGTTCTTCGACGAGGCGCGCGACCCGGCCGCGAACTACGGCGCGATCGGCGCGGTCATCGGCCACGAGATCGGCCACGGCTTCGACGACCAGGGCTCGCGCTACGACGGCGACGGCCGCCTCACCGACTGGTGGACCCCGGCCGACCGCGCGGCGTTCGAGGAGCGCACGGCGTCGCTCATCCAGCAGTACGACGCCCTGGTGCCGGCGCAGCTCACGGGCGACGGCGCGCCGCACGTCAACGGCGCCCTCACCATCGGCGAGAACATCGGCGACCTCGGCGGCCTCTCCATCGCGTGGAAGGCGTACCTCCTCTCGCTCGAGGGCGCGGAGCCGCCGGTGATCGACGGCCTGACGGGAGCTGCGCGCTTCTTCCTCTCCTGGGCGCAGGCCTGGCAGCAGAAGGGCCGCGACGCCGAGGTGATGCGCCTGCTCGCCATCGACCCGCACGCGCCGAACGAGTTCCGCTGCAACCAGATCGTCCGCAACATCGACGCGTTCTACGAGACGTTCGACGTGCGGCCGGGCGACGGCCTGTGGCTCGACGAGGAGGCCCGCGTCACCATCTGGTGA
- a CDS encoding helix-turn-helix transcriptional regulator: MRSEVRELRTAAGLSQQALADALGVSRQTINAIETGRYDPSLGLAVRTARFFHQTVEEVFHVEDD, translated from the coding sequence ATGCGCAGCGAGGTGAGGGAACTCCGGACGGCGGCCGGCCTCTCCCAGCAGGCCCTCGCCGACGCGCTCGGTGTCTCCCGCCAGACGATCAACGCCATCGAGACGGGACGCTACGACCCGTCGCTCGGGCTCGCCGTGCGGACGGCGCGCTTCTTCCACCAGACCGTCGAGGAGGTCTTCCATGTCGAGGACGACTGA
- a CDS encoding uracil-xanthine permease family protein yields the protein MARQIWTLHGDGKAVDASAVVGPGERLTWPRTIGLGMQHVVAMFGATFLVPVLTGFPPTTTLFFSGIGTLLFLLITKNRLPSYLGSSFAFIAPILAANAATAAGGGGIGAALAGIVAVGILLAVIGGIVQVTGTGWIDALLPPVVAGAIVALIGFNLASAARDNFVVAPVTATITLATVILSTVLFRGILGRLSIVLGVVVGYVVAAIRSEIDFSKIESAAWIGLPEFHAPEITPQFWALLPAFLPVVLVLVAENVGHIRGVAQMTDGSVNKLTGRALLADGLATVLAGLGGGSGTTTYGENIGVMAATRVYSTAAYWVAGAFAVLLGLSPKVGAVINTIPAGVLGGVTTALYGLIGIIGVKIWMDNRVDFSKPVNQLTAATALIVAIAPFTFTLGTVSFNGIALGTVAAIVIYHVMHTVARLRGTD from the coding sequence ATGGCCCGACAGATCTGGACCCTCCACGGCGACGGCAAGGCGGTGGACGCCTCCGCGGTCGTCGGCCCCGGCGAGCGCCTCACCTGGCCGCGCACCATCGGGCTCGGGATGCAGCACGTCGTCGCGATGTTCGGCGCGACCTTCCTCGTGCCCGTCCTCACGGGCTTCCCGCCCACGACCACGCTGTTCTTCTCCGGGATCGGGACGCTCCTCTTCCTCCTCATCACCAAGAACCGGCTGCCCAGCTACCTCGGGTCGTCGTTCGCGTTCATCGCGCCGATCCTCGCGGCCAACGCGGCGACGGCGGCGGGCGGCGGCGGCATCGGCGCGGCGCTCGCGGGCATCGTGGCGGTCGGGATCCTGCTGGCCGTCATCGGCGGCATCGTGCAGGTCACCGGCACCGGCTGGATCGACGCGCTGCTGCCGCCCGTCGTCGCCGGCGCCATCGTCGCGCTCATCGGCTTCAACCTGGCCTCGGCGGCGCGCGACAACTTCGTCGTGGCGCCCGTGACGGCGACCATCACGCTCGCGACCGTGATCCTCTCCACAGTGCTGTTCCGCGGGATCCTCGGCCGGCTCTCCATCGTGCTCGGCGTGGTCGTCGGCTACGTCGTGGCCGCGATCCGCAGCGAGATCGACTTCTCGAAGATCGAGTCGGCCGCGTGGATCGGGCTGCCCGAGTTCCACGCACCCGAGATCACGCCGCAGTTCTGGGCGCTGCTGCCCGCGTTCCTGCCCGTCGTGCTGGTGCTCGTCGCCGAGAACGTGGGCCACATCCGCGGGGTCGCGCAGATGACCGACGGCTCGGTCAACAAGCTGACCGGGCGCGCGCTCCTGGCCGACGGCCTGGCGACCGTGCTCGCGGGCCTCGGCGGCGGATCCGGCACCACGACCTACGGCGAGAACATCGGCGTGATGGCGGCCACCCGCGTCTACTCGACCGCCGCGTACTGGGTCGCCGGCGCGTTCGCCGTGCTGCTCGGCCTCTCCCCCAAGGTCGGCGCGGTCATCAACACGATCCCCGCCGGGGTGCTCGGCGGCGTGACCACCGCGCTCTACGGCCTCATCGGGATCATCGGCGTGAAGATCTGGATGGACAACCGGGTCGACTTCTCGAAGCCGGTCAACCAGCTGACGGCGGCGACCGCGCTCATCGTCGCGATCGCGCCCTTCACCTTCACGCTCGGCACCGTCTCGTTCAACGGCATCGCGCTCGGCACCGTCGCGGCCATCGTGATCTACCACGTGATGCACACGGTCGCGCGGCTGCGCGGGACCGACTAG
- a CDS encoding HAD family hydrolase: MADTDRIPPAVLFDIDETLIHTGGSGARSWAMAFRDLHDVEADIGEHSSAGETDPQVGAATFRGVMGRDPQPAELARLYASYLRHLADDIRVSEGYRVLDGAEALLDRLADAGVVLGVVSGAMEGAARTKMEPARLGRFFVFGAYGSDSPDRVDVVRRAIATAGILRGAEPRREEVLVVGDTPNDVTSAHDAGATAVGVASGHYSAAELRDAGADLVLDSLEDPALERLLGL, encoded by the coding sequence ATGGCCGACACCGATCGCATCCCGCCCGCCGTCCTCTTCGACATCGATGAGACCCTCATCCACACGGGCGGCTCCGGCGCCCGCAGCTGGGCGATGGCCTTCCGCGACCTGCACGACGTGGAGGCCGACATCGGCGAGCACTCGTCGGCGGGGGAGACGGATCCGCAGGTCGGCGCCGCGACCTTCCGCGGCGTGATGGGCCGGGATCCGCAGCCCGCCGAGCTCGCGCGCCTCTACGCCTCCTACCTGCGCCACCTCGCCGACGACATCCGCGTCTCGGAGGGATACCGCGTGCTCGACGGCGCCGAGGCGCTGCTCGACCGGCTCGCCGACGCGGGCGTCGTGCTCGGCGTCGTCTCCGGCGCGATGGAGGGCGCGGCCCGCACGAAGATGGAGCCCGCGCGGCTCGGCCGGTTCTTCGTGTTCGGCGCGTACGGATCCGACTCGCCCGACCGGGTGGACGTCGTGCGCCGCGCGATCGCCACCGCCGGCATCCTGCGCGGCGCCGAGCCGCGGCGCGAGGAGGTGCTCGTCGTCGGCGACACCCCGAACGACGTCACGTCCGCGCACGACGCGGGCGCCACCGCGGTCGGCGTCGCGAGCGGCCACTACTCGGCCGCCGAGCTCCGCGACGCGGGGGCCGACCTCGTGCTCGACTCCCTCGAGGATCCCGCGCTGGAGCGGCTGCTCGGGCTCTGA
- a CDS encoding MarR family winged helix-turn-helix transcriptional regulator translates to MKDDDDVDLVIDAWGAAMPDVDFAPLDVVSRLRRLLPQMQRIREGAFAAEGLTTSEFEFLSVLRQQGDAGLTRAALAERLGTDTGSLVHRVNRLTARSFITREEDPAGGRSRLVVLTPFGIERVDRAMRRLVADEDEVLADLSREQIATLIDSLRVIARTTERVRARRS, encoded by the coding sequence ATGAAGGATGACGACGACGTCGACCTGGTGATCGACGCGTGGGGTGCGGCCATGCCCGACGTCGACTTCGCGCCGCTCGACGTGGTGTCGCGGCTCCGGCGCCTGCTGCCGCAGATGCAGCGGATCCGCGAGGGCGCGTTCGCCGCCGAGGGCCTCACCACGAGCGAGTTCGAGTTCCTCTCCGTGCTCCGCCAGCAGGGCGACGCCGGCCTCACGCGCGCCGCGCTCGCCGAGCGGCTCGGCACCGACACGGGCAGCCTCGTGCACCGGGTGAACCGGCTGACCGCGCGCTCCTTCATCACGCGCGAGGAGGATCCGGCGGGCGGCCGCAGCCGGCTCGTCGTCCTCACGCCGTTCGGCATCGAGCGCGTCGACCGCGCGATGCGCCGCCTCGTCGCCGACGAGGACGAGGTGCTCGCCGACCTCAGCCGCGAGCAGATCGCGACGCTCATCGACAGCCTGCGGGTCATCGCCCGCACCACCGAGCGGGTCCGCGCGCGCCGCAGCTGA
- the mmuM gene encoding homocysteine S-methyltransferase, giving the protein MTRPLPLPDRPLVLDGGLGTLLEARGHDLSDPLWSARVLADEPDAIRAAHAEFFRAGADVAITASYQVGFAAFAARGRGAAETEALLRASVRLAAEARDEVARDDAGAPRDRWIAASVGPYGATLGDGSEYAGSSGLTRAELRRWHAPRFAVLADAGADLLACETIPSLDEGRALVDLARGSGASAWLAFTVADGRLRSGEPMAEGFRLAEEADEVVAVGINCAHPEEVPAAIAAARGVTDRPVVVYPNSGERWDAVARGWRGDPALPSVDAWIRAGASLVGGCCRVGPDGIRRMRDALG; this is encoded by the coding sequence ATGACCCGGCCGCTCCCCCTCCCCGACCGCCCGCTGGTGCTCGACGGCGGGCTCGGCACGCTGCTGGAGGCGCGCGGGCACGACCTCTCGGATCCGCTCTGGAGCGCCCGCGTGCTCGCCGACGAGCCCGACGCGATCCGCGCGGCGCACGCGGAGTTCTTCCGCGCGGGCGCGGACGTCGCGATCACGGCGTCGTACCAGGTGGGCTTCGCGGCCTTCGCGGCGCGCGGCCGGGGCGCGGCCGAGACGGAGGCGCTGCTGCGCGCGAGCGTGCGGCTCGCGGCCGAGGCGCGGGACGAGGTCGCGCGCGACGACGCCGGGGCGCCGCGCGACCGGTGGATCGCCGCGTCCGTCGGCCCGTACGGCGCGACGCTCGGCGACGGCTCCGAGTACGCGGGATCCAGCGGCCTCACCCGCGCGGAGCTGCGCCGCTGGCACGCGCCCCGGTTCGCCGTGCTGGCCGACGCGGGCGCCGACCTCCTCGCCTGCGAGACCATCCCGAGCCTCGACGAGGGCCGCGCGCTCGTGGACCTCGCGCGCGGCTCGGGCGCGTCCGCCTGGCTCGCGTTCACGGTCGCCGACGGGCGCCTGCGCTCCGGCGAGCCGATGGCGGAGGGGTTCCGCCTCGCGGAGGAGGCCGACGAGGTCGTGGCCGTGGGGATCAACTGCGCGCACCCGGAGGAGGTGCCCGCCGCGATCGCCGCCGCCCGCGGCGTCACCGACCGGCCGGTGGTGGTCTACCCGAACTCGGGTGAGCGCTGGGACGCGGTCGCCCGCGGCTGGCGCGGCGACCCGGCGCTGCCGTCCGTCGACGCGTGGATCCGGGCGGGCGCGTCGCTCGTCGGCGGCTGCTGCCGGGTCGGCCCCGACGGGATCCGGCGGATGCGGGACGCGCTCGGCTGA
- a CDS encoding SDR family oxidoreductase: MTIVVTAATGRLGSRIVASLLARGYAASDVLATARRPEALADLAAQGVRTARLDYSDAESVAAAIQPGDTLVLVSGSEVGQRVPQHTTVIEAATAAGVGRILYTSVLRASTTELFIAGEHKATEEVLAASGVPVTLLRNGWYTENYAGTVDSVKQSGALLTSAGDGRVASATIADFAEATAVAAMDDSLAGQTLELAGDERWTQGDLAEAISGITGQPVPVSQVPGEEHARILGEAGLDEGTVGFVVGLDAATAAGQLDDETGDLARLLGRPTTPLAEGLRQAVAGA, encoded by the coding sequence ATGACCATCGTCGTCACCGCCGCCACCGGCCGCCTCGGATCGCGCATCGTCGCGTCCCTCCTCGCCCGCGGCTACGCCGCCTCCGACGTCCTCGCCACCGCGCGCCGCCCCGAGGCCCTCGCCGACCTCGCCGCGCAGGGCGTCCGCACCGCGCGCCTCGACTACTCCGACGCCGAGAGCGTCGCCGCCGCGATCCAGCCCGGCGACACCCTCGTGCTCGTCTCCGGCAGCGAGGTCGGCCAGCGCGTGCCGCAGCACACCACCGTCATCGAGGCCGCGACGGCCGCGGGCGTCGGCCGGATCCTCTACACGAGCGTCCTCCGCGCCAGCACGACCGAGCTGTTCATCGCGGGCGAGCACAAGGCCACCGAGGAGGTGCTGGCCGCTTCGGGCGTGCCCGTCACCCTCCTCCGCAACGGCTGGTACACGGAGAACTACGCCGGCACGGTCGACTCGGTGAAGCAGTCCGGCGCGCTCCTCACGAGCGCGGGCGACGGCCGCGTCGCGAGCGCCACCATCGCCGACTTCGCGGAGGCCACCGCCGTCGCGGCCATGGACGACTCGCTCGCCGGGCAGACCCTCGAGCTCGCGGGCGACGAGCGCTGGACCCAGGGCGACCTCGCCGAGGCGATCTCCGGCATCACGGGCCAGCCCGTCCCCGTCTCGCAGGTCCCCGGCGAGGAGCACGCGCGCATCCTCGGCGAGGCCGGCCTCGACGAGGGCACCGTCGGCTTCGTCGTGGGCCTCGACGCCGCGACGGCCGCCGGCCAGCTCGACGACGAGACGGGCGACCTCGCGCGCCTCCTCGGCCGTCCCACCACCCCGCTCGCCGAGGGCCTCCGCCAGGCGGTCGCCGGCGCCTGA
- a CDS encoding winged helix-turn-helix transcriptional regulator, which produces MSFRVTRDRPGVTDGRYPANCPSRTLLDHITSKWGVLVLLALGERSRRWGELRREVEGISEKMLASTLRTLADDGLVLREAQPTIPPRVDYRLTELGHEVSARLVPLMDLVMDVTEDTSPLASRRP; this is translated from the coding sequence ATGAGCTTCCGGGTGACCCGCGACCGGCCCGGCGTGACCGACGGCCGCTACCCCGCGAACTGCCCGTCGCGCACCCTGCTCGACCACATCACCAGCAAGTGGGGCGTGCTCGTGCTGCTCGCGCTCGGCGAGCGGTCCCGGCGCTGGGGCGAGCTGCGGCGCGAGGTCGAGGGGATCAGCGAGAAGATGCTCGCCTCGACGCTCCGCACGCTGGCCGACGACGGACTCGTCCTCCGCGAGGCGCAGCCCACCATCCCGCCGCGGGTGGACTACCGGCTCACCGAGCTCGGGCACGAGGTGAGCGCCCGGCTCGTGCCCCTCATGGACCTCGTGATGGACGTCACCGAGGACACGTCCCCGCTGGCATCCCGCCGACCCTAG
- a CDS encoding MFS transporter — protein MPSPSAPTLSPTPAPTRDVRRARVAVGILFFTNGAIFANLLPRYPSIKAELGLANVEFGAAVAASPLGALIAGLAAGVLIRRYRSARVAVAATVVASVGILLAGLAPGWLVLAGALFLAGAMDSITDVAQNSHALRVQRLYGRSIINSFHAVWSIGAVAGGIMGAAAAQIRLPLAVHLSISAVLFSALAVLSLMWLLKGPEPEPGEGGAAHAHAPDPEGDVARAASPRALGLVAKYGVLLALVIIASGGAIVEDAGSTWSAIYLSRDLGSSAFVAGLGFISLQGMQFIGRMLGDRMVDRFGQRAIARLGGVLVLLGMGGALAFPSIVGTIVGFGVAGFGVATLIPAAMQAADELPGFKPGTGLTIVGWLLRVGFLVSPPVVGAIADASSLRYGLIFIPAAGLLVLVFSRVLATRRAHPAAQTAPGAAS, from the coding sequence ATGCCCTCCCCGTCCGCGCCGACGCTGTCGCCCACGCCCGCCCCGACCCGCGACGTCCGCCGCGCCCGCGTCGCCGTCGGCATCCTCTTCTTCACCAACGGCGCGATCTTCGCGAACCTGCTGCCGCGCTACCCGTCGATCAAGGCGGAGCTCGGGCTCGCCAACGTCGAGTTCGGGGCCGCGGTCGCCGCGTCGCCGCTCGGCGCGCTCATCGCGGGGCTCGCGGCGGGAGTGCTCATCCGCCGGTACCGCTCCGCGCGCGTGGCGGTCGCCGCGACCGTGGTGGCCTCCGTCGGGATCCTCCTGGCCGGCCTCGCGCCCGGCTGGCTCGTGCTCGCGGGCGCGCTGTTCCTCGCGGGCGCCATGGACTCCATCACCGACGTCGCGCAGAACTCGCACGCGCTGCGGGTGCAGCGGCTGTACGGGCGGTCGATCATCAACTCGTTCCACGCGGTCTGGTCGATCGGCGCGGTCGCCGGCGGGATCATGGGCGCGGCCGCCGCGCAGATCCGCCTGCCGCTCGCCGTGCACCTCTCCATCTCGGCCGTGCTGTTCAGCGCGCTCGCGGTGCTGTCGCTGATGTGGCTGCTGAAGGGCCCGGAGCCGGAGCCCGGCGAGGGCGGCGCCGCCCACGCGCACGCGCCGGATCCCGAGGGCGACGTGGCGCGCGCCGCCTCCCCGCGCGCGCTCGGCCTCGTCGCGAAGTACGGCGTGCTGCTCGCGCTCGTGATCATCGCCTCCGGCGGCGCCATCGTCGAGGACGCCGGCAGCACCTGGTCGGCCATCTACCTCTCGCGCGACCTCGGCTCGTCGGCCTTCGTCGCGGGCCTCGGCTTCATCTCGCTGCAGGGCATGCAGTTCATCGGCCGGATGCTCGGCGACCGCATGGTCGACCGCTTCGGCCAGCGCGCCATCGCCCGCCTCGGCGGCGTGCTCGTGCTCCTCGGCATGGGCGGGGCGCTCGCGTTCCCGAGCATCGTCGGCACGATCGTCGGCTTCGGCGTCGCGGGCTTCGGCGTCGCGACCCTCATCCCCGCGGCCATGCAGGCGGCGGACGAGCTGCCCGGCTTCAAGCCCGGCACCGGCCTCACGATCGTCGGCTGGCTGCTGCGCGTCGGCTTCCTCGTCTCGCCGCCCGTCGTCGGCGCCATCGCGGACGCGTCGTCGCTCCGGTACGGCCTGATCTTCATCCCTGCCGCCGGCCTGCTCGTGCTCGTGTTCTCGCGCGTGCTCGCCACGCGGCGGGCGCACCCGGCGGCGCAGACGGCGCCGGGCGCGGCCTCCTAG
- a CDS encoding helix-turn-helix transcriptional regulator, whose translation MNHDLGDYLRARRAATRPEDAGFPSGGRRRVAGLRREEVAVAAGMSADYYMRLEQGRETNPSPQVLDALGRVLGLDDDGRLHLFRLAGLAPAPASSSASSERADPELLALLDSWPEHPALVLGRAYDVLAANTLGRALFASAAHRGNLARMLFLDPDARTLWADWPAAAAATVAGLRLAEGQAPDDARLRAVVRELTAASPEFAALRATGDARSKRPVRKGFLHPEVGPLDLRAHAFDVRAAPGQELVVYRAEAGSASAEALALLGSLAATRAASR comes from the coding sequence ATGAACCACGACCTCGGCGACTACCTGCGCGCCCGCCGCGCGGCGACCCGGCCCGAGGACGCGGGCTTCCCCTCGGGCGGCCGCCGCCGCGTCGCGGGCCTCCGCCGCGAGGAGGTCGCCGTCGCCGCGGGCATGAGCGCGGACTACTACATGCGCCTCGAGCAGGGGCGCGAGACGAACCCGTCGCCGCAGGTGCTCGACGCGCTCGGGCGCGTCCTCGGGCTCGACGACGACGGGCGCCTCCACCTCTTCCGGCTGGCCGGGCTCGCCCCCGCGCCGGCCTCCTCGAGCGCCTCGTCCGAGCGCGCGGATCCGGAGCTGCTGGCGCTCCTCGACTCCTGGCCGGAGCATCCGGCGCTCGTGCTCGGCCGCGCCTACGACGTGCTGGCCGCCAACACGCTCGGTCGTGCCCTGTTCGCGAGCGCCGCGCACCGCGGCAACCTCGCCCGGATGCTGTTCCTCGATCCGGACGCCCGCACGCTCTGGGCGGACTGGCCCGCGGCGGCCGCGGCGACCGTCGCGGGGCTGCGCCTCGCGGAGGGGCAGGCGCCGGACGACGCGCGCCTCCGGGCCGTCGTGCGGGAGCTGACGGCGGCGAGCCCCGAGTTCGCGGCCCTCCGGGCGACGGGGGACGCGCGGAGCAAGCGGCCCGTGCGGAAGGGGTTCCTGCACCCCGAGGTCGGCCCGCTCGACCTCCGCGCCCACGCCTTCGACGTGCGGGCCGCGCCGGGGCAGGAGCTCGTCGTCTACCGCGCGGAGGCGGGGTCGGCGAGCGCCGAGGCGCTCGCCCTGCTCGGGTCGCTCGCGGCCACGCGCGCCGCCTCCCGCTGA
- a CDS encoding SDR family oxidoreductase: MTAHDTPTITLITGASSGIGAATAERLAADGHHVVLAARRRDRLDALVARLTAAGGSAQAVELDVVDAEAHRAVVDAIVAEHGRLDVLVANAGVMPLSRLDAGLLPEWRRMVDVNVMGLLHGIAATLPHFTRQGSGHLVTIASIAAREVPATSAVYSGTKHAARAITEGLRIESPAGIRVTTVSPGVTESELADSITDPHAREAMVAYRAGAIPASSIAAAVAFAVGQPAEVDVNEITVRPAAQR; encoded by the coding sequence ATGACCGCACACGACACCCCCACCATCACCCTCATCACCGGAGCGAGCAGCGGGATCGGCGCTGCCACCGCCGAGCGCCTCGCCGCCGACGGCCACCACGTCGTCCTCGCCGCCCGCCGCCGGGACCGCCTCGACGCGCTCGTCGCCCGGCTGACCGCGGCCGGCGGATCCGCCCAGGCCGTCGAGCTCGACGTGGTCGACGCCGAGGCCCACCGCGCCGTGGTCGACGCGATCGTCGCCGAGCACGGGCGCCTCGACGTCCTCGTCGCCAACGCGGGCGTCATGCCGCTCTCCCGCCTCGACGCGGGCCTCCTCCCCGAGTGGCGCCGCATGGTCGACGTCAACGTGATGGGGCTGCTCCACGGCATCGCGGCGACCCTCCCGCACTTCACGCGGCAGGGGTCCGGCCACCTCGTGACGATCGCGTCCATCGCCGCCCGGGAGGTCCCGGCGACGAGCGCCGTGTACTCGGGCACGAAGCACGCGGCCCGCGCGATCACGGAGGGGTTGCGCATCGAGTCGCCCGCGGGGATCCGCGTCACGACCGTCAGCCCGGGCGTGACCGAGAGCGAGCTCGCCGACTCGATCACCGACCCGCACGCCCGCGAGGCGATGGTCGCGTACCGGGCCGGCGCGATCCCCGCGTCGAGCATCGCCGCGGCCGTCGCCTTCGCGGTCGGGCAGCCCGCGGAGGTCGACGTGAACGAGATCACCGTGCGCCCGGCGGCGCAGCGATGA
- a CDS encoding Atu4866 domain-containing protein: MTAHLGLWCTADGRVRQELRADGRYVEARGTREAAYTGAYEVDGDRIAYRDDTGFSADGVFVDGVLHHAGMVMRRR; encoded by the coding sequence ATGACCGCGCACCTGGGCCTCTGGTGCACGGCGGACGGCCGCGTCCGCCAGGAGCTGCGCGCCGACGGCCGCTACGTGGAGGCGCGCGGCACCCGCGAGGCCGCGTACACCGGCGCCTACGAGGTCGACGGGGATCGCATCGCGTACCGCGACGACACCGGGTTCAGCGCCGACGGCGTCTTCGTCGACGGGGTGCTGCACCACGCGGGCATGGTGATGCGGCGGCGGTGA